The following are encoded in a window of Oncorhynchus mykiss isolate Arlee chromosome 11, USDA_OmykA_1.1, whole genome shotgun sequence genomic DNA:
- the LOC110535387 gene encoding BCLAF1 and THRAP3 family member 3 isoform X1, with translation MFSYLCQSSVNNCTVKKVYFELLSSSPVVFFVVERMSRPRSPHYSHRGSPRRQDARRFPWDDPDFDPQQVLADLGRLPWEENRNPGESHEDQWVRFMDEIHPDGHRRPMPRGSLRPKGHRRPISPGLHRPDQHLPPEDFHHCRTPPPPHELGYAERRRLSPHDGGGGGRGRVKEEFQRCEGKLPPSPQRLPRERLPSLAPQHTHYSPSHHQRAPSAGWRREEGDYSQERSRDRSPRERVQGGGKWERRGEGGDSPGSYRDRKRDDMQREWSTISDRNRRETVEPVNPGYGRETEFRERRPSLERPREGYGGGRPLGRSGPLGGHNGRGPKALIVEHEHGIMNSGGPEPYHNHSHDRSHSHDRFSHHHNRVGASEDRFRKSGSRSNTREEARRQPAHERRGPIHESKRGPVHENRRGPIHESKRSPNRQGRARPIGFQDRGSPTDPKARNSTFCGAREAPARGGKRQIGPSRNQPQPLLQGQQGYQPRGANSQHSPPAHQRYQPRGDDWDMEPREEEPGWAEESDMEPRWEQDQGQGPRGGRPPARCRMGPRKPQLRDLNPNWNQQQNDMAMPRIGAGKEETLTIKVDMKRTMGQNSQLCYSSDRQLSLDLVNVGRQRLDFLPMLEHSGTYRESTMHSGTFAQEIITLVHQVKEHYFRGDSVKLTERFCGAQDGLPEEEQEEERPTLNRRFKMSLSEPEMEPLFSKVGRMQKQQQAVSDPGDLRHDLERRRQERLEGVKVTIPGGRLSQRPLVAGSDHHEEYGSGEEEVQEEEDGFSSGWPGLPQRGGKWPGEMRRGGIVRQNMGGQRRNNRSPNLPGNHLGPIRQQNRNINGANW, from the exons ATGTTTAGCTATTTGTGTCAATCTTCAGTAAACAACTGCACTGTAAAAAAGGTCTATTTTGAGCTGCTCTCATCGTCCCCAGTGGTTTTCTTCGTG GTGGAGAGAATGTCAAGGCCACGATCGCCACATTATTCTCACAG aGGCAGTCCACGGAGGCAAGATGCCCGGAGGTTCCCTTGGGACGACCCAGACTTCGACCCCCAGCAGGTTTTGGCTGACCTGGGCAGGCTGCCCTGGGAAGAGAACCGCAACCCTGGGGAGTCTCACGAGGACCAGTGGGTCCGCTTCATGGACGAGATCCACCCAGATGGCCACAGAAGACCTATGCCTAGAGGGAGCCTTCGGCCAAAGGGCCACAGAAGACCTATTTCCCCAGGTCTCCACAGGCCTGACCAACACCTCCCCCCAGAGGACTTCCACCATTGCAGGACCCCACCGCCCCCCCACGAGCTGGGCTACGCCGAGCGCAGGAGGCTCTCCCCCCatgatggaggagggggtggcaGAGGAAGAGTGAAAGAAGAATTCCAAAGATGCGAAGGAAAGCTGCCCCCCTCCCCGCAGAGGCTACCCAGAGAGAGGCTGCCATCACTGGCCCCGCAGCACACTCACTACAGTCCTAGCCACCACCAGAGAGCGCCCTCTGCAggttggaggagagaagagggggactATAGCCAGGAGAGGTCCAGGGACCGCAGCCCCAGGGAGAGGGTTCAGGGTGGGGGGAAGTGGGAGAGGCGGGGTGAGGGTGGAGATTCTCCCGGTTCCtatagagacaggaagagagacgaCATGCAAAGAGAGTGGAGCACCATCTCTGACCGGAACCGGAGGGAAACTGTTGAACCGGTGAATCCTGG GTACGGGAGGGAGACAGAGTTTAGGGAGCGCCGCCCCTCGTTGGAGAGGCCCCGGGAAGGGTACGGAGGAGGGAGGCCACTGGGGCGCAGTGGCCCCCTAGGGGGCCACAATGGCCGGGGGCCTAAAGCCCTCATCGTGGAGCATGAACATGGTATTATGAACAGCGGAGGGCCAGAACCGTACCACAACCACAGCCACGACCGGAGCCACAGCCACGACCGATTCAGTCACCATCACAACCGGGTCGGAGCCTCTGAGGATCGGTTCAGGAAGTCAGGCAGCAGGTCCAATACTAGAGAGGAGGCCAGGCGCCAGCCTGCACATGAGAGGAGGGGGCCTATACATGAGTCCAAAAGGGGCCCTGTCCATGAAAATAGGAGGGGGCCTATACATGAGTCCAAAAGAAGCCCTAACCGTCAGGGGAGAGCCCGGCCTATAGGCTTCCAGGATAGAGGTAGTCCCACGGATCCCAAGGCCAGAAACAGTACATTCTGTGGGGCAAGGGAGGCCCCAGCCCGGGGTGGCAAGAGACAGATAGGGCCCTCCAGGAACCAACCCCAGCCTCTCCTCCAGGGACAGCAGGGGTACCAACCACGGGGTGCCAACTCCCAGCACTCCCCTCCGGCGCACCAGAGGTACCAACCCAGGGGAGATGACTGGGACATGGAGCCCAGAGAGGAGGAGCCCGGCTGGGCAGAAGAGAGCGACATGGAGCCCCGCTGGGAGCAGGATCAGGGACAAGGGCCACGAGGAGGCCGGCCACCGGCACGGTGCAGGATGGGACCCAGGAAACCTCAGCTTAGAGATCTCAACCCCAACTGGAACCAGCAGCAGAACGACATGGCAATGCCTCGCATAGGCGCCGGCAAGGAGGAGACACTCACCATCAAAGTGGACATGAAGCGCACCATGGGCCAGAACAG CCAGCTGTGCTACTCTTCAGACCGCCAGCTGTCGTTGGATCTGGTCAATGTGGGCCGCCAGCGCCTCGACTTCCTACCCATGCTAGAGCATTCTGGGACTTACCGGGAGTCCACAATGCACTCTGGGACTTTTGCCCAGGAGATCATCACCCTGGTGCACCAGGTCAAAG agCATTACTTTAGGGGTGATAGTGTAAAGCTGACCGAGCGTTTCTGTGGCGCCCAAGATGGTCTGcctgaggaggagcaggaggaagagaggccTACTCTGAACAG gcGGTTCAAAATGAGTCTGTCAGAGCCAGAGATGGAACCTCTCTTCTCCAAAGTTGGCCGCATGCAG aAGCAGCAGCAGGCGGTGAGTGACCCAGGAGACCTGAGACAtgacctggagaggaggagacaggagaggctGGAAGGGGTGAAGGTCACCATCCCTGGAGGCAGGCTCTCACAGCGCCCCCTGGTTGCTGGGAG TGACCATCATGAGGAGTATGGTAGTGGGGAAGAGGAGGTTCAGGAGGAAGAGGATGGCTTCTCTTCAGGATGGCCAGGCCTaccacagagaggagggaagtggCCCGGAGAGATG aggagaggaggcataGTTAGACAAAACATGGGCGGCCAGCGGAGGAACAACCGGTCTCCTAATCTCCCCGGCAACCATCTGGGACCAATAAGGCAACAGAACCGCAATATTAACG
- the LOC110535387 gene encoding BCLAF1 and THRAP3 family member 3 isoform X2, translating to MSRPRSPHYSHRGSPRRQDARRFPWDDPDFDPQQVLADLGRLPWEENRNPGESHEDQWVRFMDEIHPDGHRRPMPRGSLRPKGHRRPISPGLHRPDQHLPPEDFHHCRTPPPPHELGYAERRRLSPHDGGGGGRGRVKEEFQRCEGKLPPSPQRLPRERLPSLAPQHTHYSPSHHQRAPSAGWRREEGDYSQERSRDRSPRERVQGGGKWERRGEGGDSPGSYRDRKRDDMQREWSTISDRNRRETVEPVNPGYGRETEFRERRPSLERPREGYGGGRPLGRSGPLGGHNGRGPKALIVEHEHGIMNSGGPEPYHNHSHDRSHSHDRFSHHHNRVGASEDRFRKSGSRSNTREEARRQPAHERRGPIHESKRGPVHENRRGPIHESKRSPNRQGRARPIGFQDRGSPTDPKARNSTFCGAREAPARGGKRQIGPSRNQPQPLLQGQQGYQPRGANSQHSPPAHQRYQPRGDDWDMEPREEEPGWAEESDMEPRWEQDQGQGPRGGRPPARCRMGPRKPQLRDLNPNWNQQQNDMAMPRIGAGKEETLTIKVDMKRTMGQNSQLCYSSDRQLSLDLVNVGRQRLDFLPMLEHSGTYRESTMHSGTFAQEIITLVHQVKEHYFRGDSVKLTERFCGAQDGLPEEEQEEERPTLNRRFKMSLSEPEMEPLFSKVGRMQKQQQAVSDPGDLRHDLERRRQERLEGVKVTIPGGRLSQRPLVAGSDHHEEYGSGEEEVQEEEDGFSSGWPGLPQRGGKWPGEMRRGGIVRQNMGGQRRNNRSPNLPGNHLGPIRQQNRNINGANW from the exons ATGTCAAGGCCACGATCGCCACATTATTCTCACAG aGGCAGTCCACGGAGGCAAGATGCCCGGAGGTTCCCTTGGGACGACCCAGACTTCGACCCCCAGCAGGTTTTGGCTGACCTGGGCAGGCTGCCCTGGGAAGAGAACCGCAACCCTGGGGAGTCTCACGAGGACCAGTGGGTCCGCTTCATGGACGAGATCCACCCAGATGGCCACAGAAGACCTATGCCTAGAGGGAGCCTTCGGCCAAAGGGCCACAGAAGACCTATTTCCCCAGGTCTCCACAGGCCTGACCAACACCTCCCCCCAGAGGACTTCCACCATTGCAGGACCCCACCGCCCCCCCACGAGCTGGGCTACGCCGAGCGCAGGAGGCTCTCCCCCCatgatggaggagggggtggcaGAGGAAGAGTGAAAGAAGAATTCCAAAGATGCGAAGGAAAGCTGCCCCCCTCCCCGCAGAGGCTACCCAGAGAGAGGCTGCCATCACTGGCCCCGCAGCACACTCACTACAGTCCTAGCCACCACCAGAGAGCGCCCTCTGCAggttggaggagagaagagggggactATAGCCAGGAGAGGTCCAGGGACCGCAGCCCCAGGGAGAGGGTTCAGGGTGGGGGGAAGTGGGAGAGGCGGGGTGAGGGTGGAGATTCTCCCGGTTCCtatagagacaggaagagagacgaCATGCAAAGAGAGTGGAGCACCATCTCTGACCGGAACCGGAGGGAAACTGTTGAACCGGTGAATCCTGG GTACGGGAGGGAGACAGAGTTTAGGGAGCGCCGCCCCTCGTTGGAGAGGCCCCGGGAAGGGTACGGAGGAGGGAGGCCACTGGGGCGCAGTGGCCCCCTAGGGGGCCACAATGGCCGGGGGCCTAAAGCCCTCATCGTGGAGCATGAACATGGTATTATGAACAGCGGAGGGCCAGAACCGTACCACAACCACAGCCACGACCGGAGCCACAGCCACGACCGATTCAGTCACCATCACAACCGGGTCGGAGCCTCTGAGGATCGGTTCAGGAAGTCAGGCAGCAGGTCCAATACTAGAGAGGAGGCCAGGCGCCAGCCTGCACATGAGAGGAGGGGGCCTATACATGAGTCCAAAAGGGGCCCTGTCCATGAAAATAGGAGGGGGCCTATACATGAGTCCAAAAGAAGCCCTAACCGTCAGGGGAGAGCCCGGCCTATAGGCTTCCAGGATAGAGGTAGTCCCACGGATCCCAAGGCCAGAAACAGTACATTCTGTGGGGCAAGGGAGGCCCCAGCCCGGGGTGGCAAGAGACAGATAGGGCCCTCCAGGAACCAACCCCAGCCTCTCCTCCAGGGACAGCAGGGGTACCAACCACGGGGTGCCAACTCCCAGCACTCCCCTCCGGCGCACCAGAGGTACCAACCCAGGGGAGATGACTGGGACATGGAGCCCAGAGAGGAGGAGCCCGGCTGGGCAGAAGAGAGCGACATGGAGCCCCGCTGGGAGCAGGATCAGGGACAAGGGCCACGAGGAGGCCGGCCACCGGCACGGTGCAGGATGGGACCCAGGAAACCTCAGCTTAGAGATCTCAACCCCAACTGGAACCAGCAGCAGAACGACATGGCAATGCCTCGCATAGGCGCCGGCAAGGAGGAGACACTCACCATCAAAGTGGACATGAAGCGCACCATGGGCCAGAACAG CCAGCTGTGCTACTCTTCAGACCGCCAGCTGTCGTTGGATCTGGTCAATGTGGGCCGCCAGCGCCTCGACTTCCTACCCATGCTAGAGCATTCTGGGACTTACCGGGAGTCCACAATGCACTCTGGGACTTTTGCCCAGGAGATCATCACCCTGGTGCACCAGGTCAAAG agCATTACTTTAGGGGTGATAGTGTAAAGCTGACCGAGCGTTTCTGTGGCGCCCAAGATGGTCTGcctgaggaggagcaggaggaagagaggccTACTCTGAACAG gcGGTTCAAAATGAGTCTGTCAGAGCCAGAGATGGAACCTCTCTTCTCCAAAGTTGGCCGCATGCAG aAGCAGCAGCAGGCGGTGAGTGACCCAGGAGACCTGAGACAtgacctggagaggaggagacaggagaggctGGAAGGGGTGAAGGTCACCATCCCTGGAGGCAGGCTCTCACAGCGCCCCCTGGTTGCTGGGAG TGACCATCATGAGGAGTATGGTAGTGGGGAAGAGGAGGTTCAGGAGGAAGAGGATGGCTTCTCTTCAGGATGGCCAGGCCTaccacagagaggagggaagtggCCCGGAGAGATG aggagaggaggcataGTTAGACAAAACATGGGCGGCCAGCGGAGGAACAACCGGTCTCCTAATCTCCCCGGCAACCATCTGGGACCAATAAGGCAACAGAACCGCAATATTAACG